The Pontibacter korlensis sequence ATGAACTACAGAAAACTAGGAAAGACAGGATTCAATATTTCAGAAATTTCATTGGGCACCTGGCAGGTAGGAGGCCGCTGGGGGGAACCTTTTGATGAGGCAAACGCAGAGCGTATCATCAATAAAGCCATAGACCAAGGCGTCAATTTTATTGATACAGCTGATGTTTACAGCGATGGAGAAAGCGAGGCAGCTGTAGCGAAAGTGGTAAAAAGCCGAAGCGAAGAAATTTACATCGCTACCAAGTGCGGCAGGCAAATTCAGCCGCATACAAGTGAGGGTTATACACCAGAAAAGCTGATAAGCTATGTAGAAGCCAGTCTTAAAAACATGAAGCTGGAAACGCTGGACCTGGTTCAACTACATTGCCCGCCGACGGAAGTATACAAAAGACCTGAAATCTTTGAAGCCTTTGATAGGCTGAAGGAGCAAGGTAAGATACGTCATCTTGGCGTAAGCGTGGAAATGGTGAACGAAGCGCTGATGGCCATGCAGTATCCGAACGTGACAACGGTGCAGATCATTTACAACATGTTCCGCCTGAAACCAAGCGAGAAGTTTTTTGCCGCTGCGAAAGAAAATGACTGCGGTATTATTGTGCGTGTGCCATTAGCCAGCGGTTTACTCACAGGCAAAATGAGTAAAAGCACCCAGTTTGGTGTAGACGATCACCGCCACTTTAACCGCAACGGCGAAGCCTTTGATAAAGGAGAGACTTTCTCTGGAGTGGATTTTGATTTAGGACTGGAAGCGGTAGAGGAACTGAAGCAGCTGTTTCCTGGCCAAGAGCCTTTGGCGGCATGGGCGCTACGCTGGGTGCTGATGTTCCCAGAAGTAAGTACTGTTATTCCTGGTGCCTCTAGGCCTGAACAGGTTGACTCTAACATCAAAGCTTCGGGGCTGCCTGCACTCTCAGAGGAGCAGATGCAGGGTGTGCAGCAAGTGTATGATAAATACATCAAACCATCGGTGCACCAGCTTTGGTAGAAACAGTTAATTTATTATTTGTCAAAGCCGAATAACTGTGATGATAGAACAGTTGTTCGGCTTTTTCTTCTATCCCACTTGAAGGTATTAGCGGGCCTTATCTGAGAGATAAGCGTGTCGTACAGGCACGAACATTACCCATACAACAATCCATCAACTACGGGTTTTCTTCGCTACTGGATAGGACGGCATTCATTTATAAAGTCCACTGGCAGTGAAATCCAAAGCAGCACAAGATCTAAACTCTACAGTGTTCTCTTCAGAAAGCTGCTAAACATGAAAAAAAGCCCTTGTTACATTTGTATAGAAGCACTCATCAATTATTTTGTATGTAATACTTTGAGTGCCTTACTTTCAGGTGCAACGAAGTTATCAGGTGCTGGTGTTGTTGCCCTACTAAGATGTGTCCCGGTAGGCTAAGGGTTGAGCTTTATGGACCCGAAGAACTTTTCCATGTCCGACACACTTTCCTGGACACTCCCTTCTCGGTACCAGCAATGGAAGGAGTAGAGACTTCTGCCAATTACCAGCATTCTGACGTGGTTTACCGTGGCCTACGACGGAAAGCACTTTGAG is a genomic window containing:
- a CDS encoding aldo/keto reductase, coding for MNYRKLGKTGFNISEISLGTWQVGGRWGEPFDEANAERIINKAIDQGVNFIDTADVYSDGESEAAVAKVVKSRSEEIYIATKCGRQIQPHTSEGYTPEKLISYVEASLKNMKLETLDLVQLHCPPTEVYKRPEIFEAFDRLKEQGKIRHLGVSVEMVNEALMAMQYPNVTTVQIIYNMFRLKPSEKFFAAAKENDCGIIVRVPLASGLLTGKMSKSTQFGVDDHRHFNRNGEAFDKGETFSGVDFDLGLEAVEELKQLFPGQEPLAAWALRWVLMFPEVSTVIPGASRPEQVDSNIKASGLPALSEEQMQGVQQVYDKYIKPSVHQLW